In Lathamus discolor isolate bLatDis1 chromosome 1, bLatDis1.hap1, whole genome shotgun sequence, the following are encoded in one genomic region:
- the RASSF9 gene encoding ras association domain-containing protein 9: MAPFGRNLLKARHKNRSPTKDMASNEREIVVWVCQEEKIVCGLTKRTTCAEVIQALLEEHQATFGEKKVLFGKPSDYCIVEKWRGSERVLPPLTKILRLWKAWGEEQSNLHFVLVKSDAFLSFPLWKTAEAKVVQNVEKQWELSPANYMKMLPIDKQKKIVRKTFRKLAKLKQDSVQQERDNMETLIHLIISQDHTIHQQVLRMKELDMEIEKCEAKFHLDRVANDGENYVQDSYLMISPGEAEQQVSRPDDQKEMHDYLSKSEGILQVEERLKHHRQLIEKLCAEIEREVHGICTEKNGDDVHTEGAANGELENTNLESVKCELEKSMKDGLRINSYLSCIQKELTYRDSLLQKKEKEYELLTEEFNLLHVKDNIETRLPSNEEPSKGSVVSSNRIAVPDVVHRVTNLDINDTDSDTGISSTHSQDSEITSGDMVLLST; the protein is encoded by the coding sequence gTCTCCCACCAAGGACATGGCttcaaatgaaagagaaattgtggtttgggtttgccAGGAAGAGAAGATCGTATGTGGCCTTACAAAGCGCACAACTTGCGCAGAAGTGATTCAAGCACTGCTTGAGGAACATCAGGCAACGTTTGGAGAGAAAAAGGTTCTTTTTGGAAAACCAAGTGATTACTGTATTGTCGAAAAATGGAGAGGCTCAGAGCGAGTACTTCCTCCCTTGACAAAGATCCTGAGACTTTGGAAGGCCTGGGGGGAAGAGCAGTCTAATTTGCATTTTGTGTTGGTAAAGTCAGatgctttcctttcatttccattgTGGAAGACAGCTGAAGCTAAGGTAGTGCAAAATGTAGAAAAACAGTGGGAGCTCAGTCCAGCAAATTACATGAAGATGTTGCCAATagacaagcaaaagaaaattgtgAGGAAGACTTTCCGCAAACTGGccaagctgaaacaagacagtGTTCAGCAAGAGAGAGATAATATGGAGACACTCATTCATCTGATCATTTCCCAAGACCATACTATTCATCAACAAGTCCTTAGAATGAAGGAACTAGATATGGAAATCGAAAAATGTGAAGCAAAATTCCATCTAGATCGTGTAGCCAATGATGGAGAAAATTATGTGCAGGACTCCTATTTAATGATCAGTCCAGGTGAGGCTGAGCAGCAAGTCAGTAGACCAGATGATCAAAAAGAGATGCATGACTACTTGAGCAAAAGTGAGGGCATTTTACAGGTTGAAGAGAGACTGAAACATCACAGACAATTAATAGAGAAGCTGTGTGCTGAAATTGAAAGAGAGGTACACGGTatatgcacagaaaaaaatggagatgATGTTCACACAGAAGGAGCTGCTAATGGTGAACTGGAAAACACAAATTTGGAAAGTGTAAAATGTGAGCTGGAAAAAAGTATGAAAGATGGTCTAAGAATTAACTCGTACCTGAGCTGCATTCAGAAAGAACTTACATACAGGGACTCGCTActtcaaaagaaggaaaaagaatatgaaCTTCTTACAGAAGAATTTAATTTACTACATGTTAAAGACAACATTGAAACTAGGCTTCCATCAAATGAAGAACCATCCAAGGGTAGTGTCGTGTCCAGTAACAGAATTGCTGTTCCTGATGTTGTTCATAGAGTGACTAATCTGGACATAAATGATACAGACTCTGACACTGGTATCAGCTCTACACACAGTCAGGACTCTGAAATAACTTCAGGGGACATGGTACTGTTGTCAACATAG